ACGACTACATTTTCGGAATGTGATAGCGAGATAAATATATTGTGATTCTTAAATGTTTCTTCTATTTTTCCCGATAAAGTTATTGTAGGTTTACCCGATACATCGTTGTTAACTTCAACATCCTTCCACCGGAAACCACCCGACCAGCCGGTGGATATTGCTTTTGCGACAGCTTCTTTGGCAGCAAAACGAGCGGCTAAATGTTGAACATATTCTTTTTTCGATTGAGCATAGCTTAATTCGTTTGCAGTAAATATTTTTTCTAAAAAAGTATTTCCCCACTCATTAATAATTTTCTTCATGCGAGGTATTTCAACTACATCTATTCCAATGCCCATTATCATCCGTTTTCCTTCTTTACAATTTCAATTAATTCTTGAATGTCGTTCACATCGTAATCAGCACCCGACTCGATTGTTCCGAAAGTGTTTCCGTATCGTGCAAAAACAGTTTTCATTCCGACTTTTGCCGCACCCACCATATCACGCTCAGCCCAGTCGCCAATCATAATTGCATCGCCCCCTTTAACATTCAGCATTTCTAAAACTTTCTGAAACGGAACAGGGCTTGGCTTCCGTTCGCCGGTATCGTCGAATGTTACAACACAATCGAAAATATGGTGAAGGTTCAGATAACACAACCGCAGCCAGGCTTCCCGCGATGGTGCATCAGAAATTACAGCTAACTTCAACCCCATCTTTGCTAATTCGATAAGCGTCATATAAACGTGAGGATACGGAACGAGTGCAGCTTCACGCGCACGCCTGTAAGCAATTATTCCAGCCGATAAAATTTTATAATCTACTTTTTGAAATATATCATACAAAAGTTCATCGAAAACTTTTTGGAACTCGATTCCGCGTTCCTGATAAATTGCATCTATTCGTTGGTGTATTTCAACTTTTTGCAAACCGATACCTGCATCAATCATTGCATCCACCGCGCCATTAATTGCCTGACGCTTCATCGCCATAAAATCGACGAGTGTATTATCGAGATCGAAAACAACTGCCCGTATCATTTATTTTTTTCCTTTGCGATTCTAACATTCTCGTCTTCAATATATTGCCGTACGATCGGCTTTACAAAAACATCATCGATGCCAATTTCAGCTATACCTTGTGCCAATACAGACGTTTTGCGGTTATCGAATAATTTTTTATTAACCACTAAAATCTTTTGTTCTTTTAAAATACAATAGCCGCCTTCAAAGTTACCTTTTTCGTAGCGGATCTTTATCCCTAATTGTGTTGCTAACTCTTCAAGTTCTTTTATTAATGTTAAATATTCCATACTATTGTTTTTTGAAAGGTTGAAAAACTATTATTGCAATAATCGTGTAGTAACTGAATTGAGCTATCCGTGGTGCCCCTGCTAATGCTGCCATCCGGTGAATCAACAATTTTCGGAATTCAACTAAATCGCCCTTTGCAAATAAATCCTCAAAGATCATTCGTCCATCAAGGATTGCAGTATAAATTTCGACGGGGGTGAAGAAATAAAATAATATGGCACTCATAAGCAACCATCCGTTCTTTTTCAGAACCAATCGGGTTGTAGATATATAAACTATACTTGCGATCCAAACTGTTATATAGCCCCCTAAAACTACTATCGAGCTTTTTGCGATAAGCCCCATAACTGCACGTTCGACCATCGGATTGATATTCGGTTTAAACTCGAGTGTGCCCATAATTAGTATTGCATTGCTTATAACATCCCGGATGTGTACAGCCCCAAGCCAAAACACTGTTCCCAGCACGATTACAAAAAGAGAAAGTTTAGCAATTTTGGATTCTTTAAATATTGGAAAATCGTTCATTTCGGCTAAAAAATATGATAATTTTATGAGATTTCAAAATGACGGTTTATTGCTCGGCTTGATTTTGATGTAAATACTTCTGATATTTTTATAGAAAATTAATATAGGATTTGTATGAAAAAAATATTTTTTATTCTGTTTGCACTATCGGCATCGATTCTAATCAGTTGTTCTTCTAAAAAAGAAGTTATAAAAGAAGAACTGCCACAGCCATCACCTGTTATCCAACAGCCGGTCATGAATCCGAGAGCCGCAATAAAAGAAAACAGCACTTTTGTCGGAGCGGTTATTGTTTCAGTTGATTTGATTGACAGTGTAAATTACAAATTCAAAGTAAATCTCCAGACAGCCATCGCTGATCATTCGATGCCAACACTATTAGAACCCGGGCAATCGGTTGAAGTTTTTCCGGCTTTTAATTTGGATGAAAATAATAAAGTAGATATGAAAAATCCGATTAATAAAAAATTACTCGAACTAAGGATTCTCAAAGCGAAAGGATATTTCATCGGCAAACTAACAGTAGCCCCCGACAATAAATGTTACATAACTGAAGTAGAAGTTTTTCAAAATCCTCCTGAAGGAATAAATAATGAAGATTAATAAATTAACATTACTAATTTTAATATTTGTTATCGGTTTTGGTTCATCGCTATTTTTTCAACATGCAGATAGAAAAATCGTCGGATTACATATAAGCGATCCTAAAGGCAACCGGGCGATAAATCGTGTAAAGATGGGGCTTCCTAAATCCGATCAACCGGGTGAAGCAGTAAAATGGATGTTCGAGCAACGGGCATATCCTGCTGCAAGCATTCCGATAGATTGGAGAACTAAAGCATTGTCGCACATCGAAAAAAGTAATTTGCAAAAAACCGGTAAAACCGCGATTAGCTGGTTAAGTGTTGGTCCGCATAATGTTGGCGGTAGGGTTCGTGCCATAGCTATCTCGAATGTTAATCCTGAAATCGTTTATGCAAGTTCTGTAAGCGGCGGAATTTTCAAATCGACAAACGGCGGATCGGGATGGTTTCCGGTTAGTGATTTCGCTGCAAATTTAGCAATATCATCAATCGTTATCGACCCAAATGATAACAACATTATTTATGCGGGAACAGGTGAGGGATTTTTTAATTATGATGCAGTTCGAGGTGAAGGAGTTCTAAAATCGACTGACGCAGGAGTATCATGGACAATTCTGAAAAGCTTTAGTGGTACTGCAAATTTTCCCTTCTTTGTTAACGATATATATTTGCGTTCTGATAGCACTAACATTTTATACGCTGCTACAAACAACGGACTTTTTAAAACGACTAATTCAGGAAATAATTGGAGCTTCATTCATCAAGGTACTTCCTCCGTCCGGGCTACGCAAATAGTCGGCGACCCTTTAACTCCTGCTACTTTTTATGTATGCTACGGAAATCATTCGCAAGATGGTATTTATAAAACTACAAACAGTGGTTCTTCTTTTACAAAATTATCCGGTGGTTTTCCGACAGCAGGATATAATCGAATTGCGTTAGCTGTCTCGAAAAGCAATCCCAATATTTTATTTGCTTCTTTAGATTCAGCAACAACACATTATACACACAGCATCCAAAAATCGACAGACGGCGGGGCAAATTGGAATGCTGTCGCTAAACCGACCGATCCATTATTAGGTGGTTCTCATTTAGGCGGACAGGGTTGGTACAACAACGTAATTGCAGTTCATCCAACCGATCCGAATATCGTATTTGCGGCAGGAATCAATCTTTTTAAATCAACAAACGGCGGCAGCAGTTTTTCTATGATAGCTTTCGGGTATCCTCCTTCAGCATATCCTTATGTTCATGTCGATCATCACGAAATAGAGTTTCATCCAACAAATCCCGCGATAATATATTTTGGAACTGATGGAGGAGTTTTCAAATCCACAAATACAGGTTCTACATTCACTGAATTTAACAACGGTCTGGCAACGACTCAATTTTATAGCGGAGCTGTTCACCCGACATCTGAAATTTACTACGGTGGAACTCAGGATAACGGAACGCTGAAGTCGAATAGTATTCCAAACTGGTCGATGGTGTTTGGCGGCGACGGGGGAGCAACTGCAGTCGATTACAATAACCCTAATACAGTATTTACCGAATATGTAAATTTAAACATACAAAAAACTACAAATGCCGGTAGCAACTGGGCTAAAGCAATGAACGGAATACCAACAACCAGCGGTCCTTACGATGGGACGACTGACCGCGTTTTATTCATCGCTCCATTCGTAATGGATCCGACTAACCCGCAAATACTCGTAGCAGGCACTTACAAAGTTTACAGAACAACAAACTCGGCGGGCACTTGGACAAGCATTAGTAATGATTTAACGGGTGACGGAACGGTTGCAACAGGTTCAAAAATTTCTGCAATTGCAATCGCAAAAAAATCATCTGCTTTTATTTATGTGGGGACTACCGGTTCGGGCACATCAACCTCACGCATTCAAATTACAACTAACACCGGGACAAGCTGGACAAATATAACTAAATCTCCGCTCCCAAATCGCTGGGTTACATGCATTGCAGTTGATACAGTAGACACCGACTTTATTTTAGTTGGCTATTCTGGATACAATACAAATATACCGGCAACTCCTGGACATATCTTTTTAACAACAAATCGCGGTACATCCTGGATTGATGTCAGCGGCGATATGCCCGATGTTCCCGTTAATGCAATCATAATCAACCCGACCATTAACAATCATTGGTTAGCAGGAACTGATTTAGGAGTTTTTGAAACTATGAACGGCGGAACAAATTGGGTACAGCAAAACCAAGGTTTGGCAAATGTGCAAATTGCAGATTTAGATTTACGCCGCGACAACTACGTGTTTGCTGCAACACACGGTAGAGGAATGTTCAAACTAAGTATCCCTCTCACTATGATTGTTCCGAAAGATACAATTTACCCCGGAGATGCTAACAACGATGCTATCGTTGATATGCGGGATGTATTGCCGATTGCAAGGCATCTTGGAGTTACCGGCTCACCTCGAAATAGTCCTTCGTTAAATTGGACGCCTCAAAATTTAACCGGACCATTCAATCCTCTCGAAGCTGCATTCGCTGATTGCAACGGTGATGGAATTGTGAAGGCAAATGATATTCAGGGGGTGATACAAAATTGGTATTTTACACGTAACCCGCTTTCGACTCAACAAACTAATAGCATCGCAATTTGTGAAGAGTTATTAAAAGAGATTGAGCTAAATCCAAAATACCCGGCGTTGCGTGAAATCCGCACCGAAATTCTTCGGTATCGTTCACAATTACTCGGCATCCCAAACGATTACATACTCGAACAAAACTATCCTAACCCGTTTAATCCTAACACTACAATTAGATTCAACCTGCCGGAAGAATCCGATAATGTATCGCTTACAATTTTTGATATAAACGGAAGAGTTGTGAAAGATTTTGTAAAGCATAATGTTCTGCCCGGATACAATTCGTTCGAGTGGGATGCAACAGATCAACGAGGCATTAAAGTTTCAAGCGGCGTTTACGTTTATAGGCTTGTGGTCAGTTCTATCGAAACAAAAAAGACAAACAATATTCAAATCACAAAGAAAATGGTGCTGGCGAAATGATAAAATACATATTAACTTTGACTATAATTCTTGGCGTCATACAATTTTCAAGTTGTAAAACCGATCCTGTAACTCCACCGCCACCACCACCTGCGGAAGATTTTACATTTCCCGCCGACACAAGTTTTTCTGTACGGCTAATAACAAGTTCAGCCACTGTTAGTTCAGGCGGCAACTTCGATGTTAAATTAGTATTTTATAATATGCAGAATGTGTTCGGCTCGGCGGTCGAAATATTGTACGATAAAAACCTTGTTGAAATTCCGGACCAGACAAAAATGTTGGTGGGACCCTATTTTCAAACAGGCGACACATCGAAAATAATGATGTTAAAAAAAGTTGAGCAAGGTTTTGGCAGGGCAAGCATCGGTATATCGTATATCAAAAACAGCGGACTTGTTTCGGGTGGAGCCGGTGTAGTTATCAAATTGAAAAGCAAAGCCATCGCAGCGGGCAATGTATGGTTTAAAATAAACAAGAGTAATTTAGAAATTAAGAAGATCGACGGAAATTATATAAATAACTTTTCTATTTTAAAAATAGATAGTTTACATGTAACTATACAATAATTTTTGATTTAAGCCTTTTTTTTCTTTATCTTAACACCAAACCCTTTAAACTGTTTACATTATGCCGGAGACAAACTAATGTTTCGACACACATCTTTTTATACTTATTATTTTATTATTTCTCTTTTCTTATTCGCTTCTTGTGAACAGAAAAAAGAAACTATCGGTACAAAAAATGAATTGCTGATATACCTCGACACATTAGAGCAGGCGTATGAGGATGCCTGCATTCAAACCGGGATGGCAAATTGGAATTTATATTCGGGAGAAGCAGTCCATAATCTCGATGCAGCTAAAGCAAAATTTGCAAAGATATTCCTCGATTCATCCGACAAGAATCTAATTGAAGTGTGGCGAAGAAAATCGAGCGCATTAGCCGACGATACATTGGCAAGACGGCTTGAACTTTGGTGGCGGTGTTTCTTGGGGGGCAGCATATATTCCGATTCCGGTATCGCAACAAACGAAAATTTTCTCCAAAAGAAAATCACAAATTTTAAATTTTCATATTTAGGAAATCGAATAACATTAGCTGAAATAGATAATCGCGTTCGAAACGAGCAAAACCAGAAACAAAGAAAAATATTTTGGCTTATCACATCGCAATTATCGGATAACGCTCGAGACGAATTGGTTGAATTAGTTAAACTGAGGAACGAAAAAGCAAAACAACTCGGATTTTACAACTACTATTCGTTATCGTTGTTTTTATCGCAGATTAAAGAAGATTGGCTGATAAATACGTTGAATAATCTTGAAGAAAAAACCCGTGCTGATTTTCAGGAATTTATTGAATCGTCCCAGAAAAAATTAAAGACCAAGAAATTTCATCCCTGGGATTTCGATGCTGCTGTTTACCGATGGGCTTCAATTTCTGATTCACATTTCCCAAAAGATTCTATATTTTCTATTCTTCATAGGTTTCATAAAAACATTGGTTTTAAAGTCGATTCATTACCGATTAAAGAAACAATTAAAGACATTCCCTTTGGCGGTTTGAATATCGGAATTAATATTCCCAACGATTCGCGCTATTTATTAAATCCTATAACGGGCAAACGATTTTACAACGTTGCCTTTCACGAATATGGGCATGCACTACAAACAGTACACACCAACGTTCGGTATCCGATTTTGAAAGGTTACGAGTGGATTCCTGGCGCCTCGTGTGGTGCTTACGCGGAAGGAGTTGCCGAACTTCAAGCGGAATTTGTAAACGACCCTGAATGGCTGAGGACATATACATCAGCTTCACAAGATGATGCTGAAAAATATGTTGCTACGCGGACATTCAGCGACCTTTATTATTTACGCAGAACTTTAAAAGATTTCTTCTTTGAGTACGAAATGTACAAAAACCCCGATCAGGATTTGGCGGCACTCGAACGCGATATGTATAAAAAATATCTTTTAGTTGAAATAGACAGCACAATGCCTCACCGCTTCGCGTCTTCGATTTGGTACACGATGTATCCGTGCTACTATCAAAATTACATTTTATCTAAAATGATTTCGGCACAGGTTTATGAAGTAATCGTAAGCAAATTTGGCAGCTCGAAGATATCAAACCCCGAATTAAGCGGTTGGATTATCGGGCACCTTTACGCAAACGGTGAAGTTCAAGAATGGTACGAGCGCATCCGAAACACTACCGGCAAGTCGCTTGAAACAGGAGCATATCTCCGTACGCTGAAAATTATGGATTAATCTAATATGAATAAAAAACAACCAACACGAAAGAAAAGTGGAGATAGTTTCGATTTCACGCAAATTATAGAAAGAACAGGTGCTGTTTTTTTCCTAACTAACAAAACCGGGAGGTTTGTTTTTGTAAATCCCTTTTTTGTAAAATTATCAGGGTTTGAAGAAAAAGAACTTCTAAAGAAAAAAATTTTCGACATTGTTCAGAAAGAGTATTTCGAAACCGTAAAGTCGCATTACTCTAATCAGCTAAAAGAAAAAATTTCCCGAACTTATTTAGAATTTCCTATTCTTACAAAAACCGGCAAAGTAAAATGGTTTGGTCAGAGCACAACACTGCTGCTTGACAACGGTAAGGCAACGGGTTTCCAGGCAATCGCTTTCGATATTACTATCCGGAAGTTAGTCGATCAGGAAACTCTCACTCTTTCCAAAATAATTAATCAAACGACCGAGATGATTGTTGTTACCGATAAAAACGGTATAATACAATACGTCAATTCGGCTTTCGAGAAAACCACACAATATACAAAATCGGAAGCTATCGGGAAGCAACTCTCGATTCTGGATTCCGACAATCAAACCAAAGACTATATTCATAATATTTGGCAGCAGGTTCTTAGCG
This region of Bacteroidota bacterium genomic DNA includes:
- the acpS gene encoding holo-ACP synthase; protein product: MIMGIGIDVVEIPRMKKIINEWGNTFLEKIFTANELSYAQSKKEYVQHLAARFAAKEAVAKAISTGWSGGFRWKDVEVNNDVSGKPTITLSGKIEETFKNHNIFISLSHSENVVVAFAVIEAK
- a CDS encoding TIGR02253 family HAD-type hydrolase produces the protein MIRAVVFDLDNTLVDFMAMKRQAINGAVDAMIDAGIGLQKVEIHQRIDAIYQERGIEFQKVFDELLYDIFQKVDYKILSAGIIAYRRAREAALVPYPHVYMTLIELAKMGLKLAVISDAPSREAWLRLCYLNLHHIFDCVVTFDDTGERKPSPVPFQKVLEMLNVKGGDAIMIGDWAERDMVGAAKVGMKTVFARYGNTFGTIESGADYDVNDIQELIEIVKKENG
- a CDS encoding FlgD immunoglobulin-like domain containing protein, with protein sequence MKINKLTLLILIFVIGFGSSLFFQHADRKIVGLHISDPKGNRAINRVKMGLPKSDQPGEAVKWMFEQRAYPAASIPIDWRTKALSHIEKSNLQKTGKTAISWLSVGPHNVGGRVRAIAISNVNPEIVYASSVSGGIFKSTNGGSGWFPVSDFAANLAISSIVIDPNDNNIIYAGTGEGFFNYDAVRGEGVLKSTDAGVSWTILKSFSGTANFPFFVNDIYLRSDSTNILYAATNNGLFKTTNSGNNWSFIHQGTSSVRATQIVGDPLTPATFYVCYGNHSQDGIYKTTNSGSSFTKLSGGFPTAGYNRIALAVSKSNPNILFASLDSATTHYTHSIQKSTDGGANWNAVAKPTDPLLGGSHLGGQGWYNNVIAVHPTDPNIVFAAGINLFKSTNGGSSFSMIAFGYPPSAYPYVHVDHHEIEFHPTNPAIIYFGTDGGVFKSTNTGSTFTEFNNGLATTQFYSGAVHPTSEIYYGGTQDNGTLKSNSIPNWSMVFGGDGGATAVDYNNPNTVFTEYVNLNIQKTTNAGSNWAKAMNGIPTTSGPYDGTTDRVLFIAPFVMDPTNPQILVAGTYKVYRTTNSAGTWTSISNDLTGDGTVATGSKISAIAIAKKSSAFIYVGTTGSGTSTSRIQITTNTGTSWTNITKSPLPNRWVTCIAVDTVDTDFILVGYSGYNTNIPATPGHIFLTTNRGTSWIDVSGDMPDVPVNAIIINPTINNHWLAGTDLGVFETMNGGTNWVQQNQGLANVQIADLDLRRDNYVFAATHGRGMFKLSIPLTMIVPKDTIYPGDANNDAIVDMRDVLPIARHLGVTGSPRNSPSLNWTPQNLTGPFNPLEAAFADCNGDGIVKANDIQGVIQNWYFTRNPLSTQQTNSIAICEELLKEIELNPKYPALREIRTEILRYRSQLLGIPNDYILEQNYPNPFNPNTTIRFNLPEESDNVSLTIFDINGRVVKDFVKHNVLPGYNSFEWDATDQRGIKVSSGVYVYRLVVSSIETKKTNNIQITKKMVLAK
- a CDS encoding cohesin domain-containing protein, giving the protein MIKYILTLTIILGVIQFSSCKTDPVTPPPPPPAEDFTFPADTSFSVRLITSSATVSSGGNFDVKLVFYNMQNVFGSAVEILYDKNLVEIPDQTKMLVGPYFQTGDTSKIMMLKKVEQGFGRASIGISYIKNSGLVSGGAGVVIKLKSKAIAAGNVWFKINKSNLEIKKIDGNYINNFSILKIDSLHVTIQ
- a CDS encoding M3 family metallopeptidase, with amino-acid sequence MFRHTSFYTYYFIISLFLFASCEQKKETIGTKNELLIYLDTLEQAYEDACIQTGMANWNLYSGEAVHNLDAAKAKFAKIFLDSSDKNLIEVWRRKSSALADDTLARRLELWWRCFLGGSIYSDSGIATNENFLQKKITNFKFSYLGNRITLAEIDNRVRNEQNQKQRKIFWLITSQLSDNARDELVELVKLRNEKAKQLGFYNYYSLSLFLSQIKEDWLINTLNNLEEKTRADFQEFIESSQKKLKTKKFHPWDFDAAVYRWASISDSHFPKDSIFSILHRFHKNIGFKVDSLPIKETIKDIPFGGLNIGINIPNDSRYLLNPITGKRFYNVAFHEYGHALQTVHTNVRYPILKGYEWIPGASCGAYAEGVAELQAEFVNDPEWLRTYTSASQDDAEKYVATRTFSDLYYLRRTLKDFFFEYEMYKNPDQDLAALERDMYKKYLLVEIDSTMPHRFASSIWYTMYPCYYQNYILSKMISAQVYEVIVSKFGSSKISNPELSGWIIGHLYANGEVQEWYERIRNTTGKSLETGAYLRTLKIMD